One region of Rubripirellula tenax genomic DNA includes:
- a CDS encoding DUF1588 domain-containing protein translates to MKALQNYTLIATAFSLLSMMNLQAEEPYTPGHPPEGGFDSFASEFIERHCFDCHGDGTEMGGLSLDDLGPVNETNAGLWESIWAQVAIEEMPPKNEGQPEKIDRLKFTDSILNELGKTMKDKGGFHAHKTPKKANFVSHDLLFGELPKDLKLLPTSSPKRIWRVTPQEHITRLNELINTEPEYDPKNPGLRTHGDAVPLDHGGQLKLYFGVDRINSWQGATVSYAAAVKSAPVVLAAAHKHGFENYAHFASVNSAESTQILSKAVDILKYMAYGPEILVIDPDQITNDPVLYTAKLEGKNIMGSTASVTYDENIVRPLTPLYHLLKQEKETYSDAELQKVIEHLFEMVTFRPPEVSETNSYVDLIKELIPKLGQKEGLFRGLSAIFLDRDALFYSELAETGEPDPFGRVMLQDWELGNALNRALCYIKPDAQLREAIATGNMRTREDVQRELSRMLADDSIRKPRILQFFREYFDYDLAVYICKDDKALRKTGYGKQRPDRFQGSMLFNLASTDRLVELILEEDQQVLKELLTTQKVIFTGSNKSYYPGIKIRRAKKTPSKDNAKTPGKTTSKERTWKTIRNELESDKTLSMDKRIELLREHHTLKYGHEKGYQAPEIPSDADAFYARVGHRSYGTGSFKPERYLHSAPKGQRLGILTQPSWLVSHSDAMDNHAIHRGIWIRERLLGGGIPDVPITVDAQLPDEPDTPLRDRMRVTREEYCWNCHEKMDPLGLPFEMYDHAGFYRTKELGKPVDTSGEIIDSGAPELDGPVTDALEMITKLAKSERVEQVFVRHAFRFWMGRNETIHDRPVLLAAHKAYQESNGSMNALITSLVTSDAFLYRK, encoded by the coding sequence ATGAAAGCCCTACAAAACTACACACTCATAGCTACCGCCTTTTCACTGCTAAGCATGATGAATTTACAGGCGGAAGAACCTTACACCCCCGGGCATCCACCAGAGGGAGGCTTTGATTCGTTCGCATCCGAATTTATCGAGCGTCATTGTTTCGACTGCCATGGTGATGGCACGGAAATGGGAGGGCTAAGCTTAGATGACCTTGGCCCTGTAAACGAGACAAACGCAGGCCTTTGGGAATCCATCTGGGCACAGGTTGCAATCGAAGAGATGCCACCAAAAAACGAAGGGCAGCCTGAAAAAATTGATCGCCTGAAATTCACTGATTCGATTCTTAACGAATTAGGTAAAACCATGAAAGACAAGGGTGGTTTTCATGCCCACAAAACCCCCAAAAAAGCAAATTTTGTCAGCCATGATCTACTCTTCGGAGAACTACCGAAAGATTTGAAACTGCTGCCAACCTCTTCACCGAAACGAATTTGGAGAGTGACGCCACAAGAGCATATCACTCGGCTCAATGAACTGATTAACACTGAGCCAGAATATGACCCCAAAAATCCAGGTTTAAGAACGCATGGTGACGCTGTGCCACTAGATCACGGCGGTCAACTCAAGCTCTACTTCGGTGTCGACCGAATCAATAGTTGGCAAGGCGCGACGGTCTCCTATGCAGCCGCCGTTAAAAGCGCACCGGTCGTTCTTGCTGCCGCACACAAGCATGGATTTGAAAATTATGCCCATTTTGCGAGCGTAAACAGTGCCGAATCTACGCAGATCCTAAGTAAAGCGGTAGACATCCTAAAATACATGGCATATGGCCCCGAGATCTTGGTTATAGATCCGGATCAAATCACCAATGATCCAGTCCTCTATACCGCAAAACTCGAAGGAAAAAACATTATGGGAAGCACTGCGTCTGTGACCTATGATGAAAATATTGTTCGCCCTCTAACACCTCTTTACCACCTCCTGAAACAAGAGAAAGAAACGTATTCAGATGCCGAGTTGCAGAAGGTCATCGAACATTTATTCGAAATGGTAACATTCCGACCCCCAGAGGTTTCTGAGACGAATAGTTATGTGGACTTAATTAAGGAGTTAATTCCAAAACTTGGACAAAAAGAAGGACTCTTTAGAGGCTTGTCTGCGATCTTCTTAGATCGTGATGCTCTGTTCTATTCTGAACTAGCTGAAACAGGAGAGCCAGATCCATTCGGGCGTGTCATGTTACAGGACTGGGAACTCGGTAATGCACTCAATCGAGCGCTGTGTTACATAAAGCCGGATGCGCAACTCCGGGAAGCTATAGCAACCGGAAACATGCGCACCAGGGAAGATGTGCAGCGTGAGCTTTCTCGTATGCTCGCAGATGACAGCATTCGAAAACCACGCATCCTTCAATTTTTCAGAGAGTATTTCGACTACGACCTTGCGGTCTATATCTGCAAAGATGACAAGGCCTTAAGAAAAACAGGATATGGCAAACAAAGGCCTGATCGTTTTCAAGGAAGCATGCTCTTTAATCTCGCCAGCACAGACCGTCTGGTTGAGTTAATCCTCGAGGAAGATCAGCAAGTTTTGAAGGAACTTCTGACGACTCAAAAAGTAATATTTACCGGAAGCAATAAGTCGTATTACCCCGGAATAAAGATAAGGCGCGCCAAAAAAACACCGTCGAAAGACAATGCAAAAACACCCGGGAAAACAACTTCAAAAGAGAGAACCTGGAAGACTATAAGAAACGAACTCGAGTCAGATAAAACTCTCAGCATGGACAAGAGAATTGAACTGCTGCGAGAACACCACACACTAAAATACGGGCACGAAAAAGGGTATCAAGCACCTGAAATCCCGTCAGACGCAGATGCATTCTATGCAAGAGTGGGCCATCGCTCATATGGAACAGGCTCATTTAAGCCCGAAAGATACTTACACAGCGCACCTAAAGGGCAACGTCTTGGAATTCTAACACAGCCTTCCTGGCTGGTCTCCCATTCGGATGCGATGGATAACCATGCGATTCATCGTGGCATATGGATTCGGGAGCGCCTGCTTGGTGGAGGAATACCGGATGTGCCTATTACCGTCGATGCCCAGCTTCCGGATGAGCCTGATACTCCACTGCGCGACCGTATGCGAGTAACCCGTGAGGAGTATTGTTGGAACTGTCATGAAAAAATGGATCCGCTCGGCCTTCCCTTTGAGATGTATGATCACGCAGGGTTTTACCGGACTAAAGAACTCGGCAAACCAGTTGACACCTCTGGGGAGATCATTGACTCCGGAGCCCCAGAGCTTGACGGTCCCGTCACCGATGCTCTTGAGATGATTACTAAGCTCGCGAAAAGCGAACGCGTTGAACAAGTGTTTGTCCGGCACGCCTTCCGTTTTTGGATGGGACGCAACGAGACCATTCATGACAGACCCGTCCTCCTTGCTGCCCACAAAGCCTATCAAGAAAGCAACGGCAGCATGAACGCCCTCATTACTTCTCTCGTTACATCTGATGCCTTTTTGTATCGGAAGTAA
- a CDS encoding alpha/beta hydrolase produces the protein MIKQLLMICTLFASVSAFGQVPKMGGGKKYDWTLGYEPDKIIEFYTPLPDVDLKLHLFFPEDYQVTDKRPCIIFFFGGSWVGGDPDQFYGFSKYMASRGMVAISAQYRNKKYNKAIPRDCVEDGREAVRYVRQHAVELGVDPDRIAAGGGSAGGHVAAAVAMCTNLDANPDSPVSSIPNALVLFNPVYNNGSEGFGYKQVKDYWEDISPFHNIREGQPPTVSFFGSKDKHTSVSQINAFQAAMEKAGNVSVSHIYEDQGHGFFHISKGGRNLFEDLLIKSDAFLVEQKFLSGENRAKEWTAMAIEHYENTSLAQRKTAKKKPTKKPTKKSAKKELVDVSEGRPVVRLWPLEQVGGPANRLKHEVTRRGTIRYENVKDPHLVLFSAQRAEPNPAVVYCPGGAYQHQTPKPEIIEWLNECGVTVFMLKYRASGDREAAFEDVQRAMRLVRQNAKQWNIDPNQLGVVGSSAGGHLVLRLSQHHNQRAYPEIDDADQQSCEPDFVITGSAAYLCEKGTQEIVEEFPMSGKIAPTFMVYALNDKRHGHNSVVYEKALRAVGGTTEIMASETGGHPLKGVNWFTPCEEWLKAQGIKISPVK, from the coding sequence ATGATAAAACAATTGTTGATGATATGTACTTTGTTTGCATCGGTCTCTGCTTTCGGCCAAGTGCCGAAGATGGGCGGCGGAAAGAAGTATGATTGGACGCTCGGATACGAACCGGACAAGATCATCGAGTTCTACACGCCGCTTCCGGATGTGGATCTGAAGCTCCATCTGTTTTTCCCGGAAGACTATCAGGTCACCGACAAACGCCCGTGCATCATCTTTTTCTTTGGCGGCTCATGGGTGGGAGGCGATCCGGACCAGTTCTACGGGTTTAGCAAATATATGGCGTCGCGGGGTATGGTTGCCATTTCCGCTCAGTACCGTAACAAAAAGTACAACAAAGCCATTCCGCGCGATTGTGTGGAAGACGGCCGCGAGGCTGTGCGGTATGTGCGCCAACACGCAGTCGAGCTTGGGGTTGATCCGGATCGGATTGCTGCGGGTGGCGGCTCAGCGGGCGGGCATGTGGCTGCCGCTGTCGCCATGTGCACAAATCTTGATGCCAATCCCGACAGCCCCGTTTCAAGTATTCCCAATGCGCTCGTGCTGTTTAATCCGGTCTACAACAATGGTTCAGAGGGGTTTGGCTACAAGCAAGTTAAAGATTATTGGGAGGATATTTCTCCTTTCCACAATATTCGCGAAGGACAACCGCCAACCGTCTCATTTTTTGGGTCAAAGGATAAGCACACTAGCGTGTCGCAGATCAATGCCTTTCAAGCGGCCATGGAAAAAGCCGGCAATGTTTCAGTCTCCCATATCTATGAGGATCAGGGGCATGGATTTTTCCATATCTCGAAAGGCGGCCGGAATCTCTTTGAAGATTTGTTGATCAAGAGCGATGCGTTTTTGGTCGAGCAGAAATTTCTGTCGGGCGAAAACCGGGCCAAGGAGTGGACTGCCATGGCGATTGAACACTATGAGAACACCTCCTTGGCACAAAGAAAGACTGCCAAGAAGAAGCCGACGAAAAAGCCCACGAAAAAATCGGCGAAGAAGGAGCTGGTCGATGTGTCGGAGGGGCGCCCTGTGGTTCGATTGTGGCCACTGGAGCAGGTCGGCGGTCCGGCGAATCGGCTGAAACATGAAGTGACCCGTCGTGGGACTATTCGATATGAAAACGTTAAGGATCCGCACCTGGTGCTCTTTTCTGCTCAACGGGCTGAGCCGAATCCTGCGGTTGTCTATTGCCCTGGGGGTGCCTATCAACATCAGACGCCTAAGCCGGAAATCATCGAATGGCTGAACGAATGCGGGGTTACGGTTTTTATGCTCAAGTATCGGGCTTCTGGCGATCGTGAGGCGGCCTTTGAAGATGTGCAACGTGCGATGCGCCTGGTGCGTCAGAATGCAAAGCAATGGAATATCGATCCGAATCAACTGGGTGTAGTCGGATCGTCGGCGGGCGGTCATTTGGTGTTGCGCTTGAGCCAGCATCATAATCAACGTGCCTATCCGGAAATAGATGATGCGGATCAGCAGTCTTGTGAACCGGATTTTGTGATTACCGGTTCGGCGGCCTATTTGTGTGAAAAGGGAACGCAAGAAATTGTGGAGGAGTTCCCAATGAGCGGCAAGATCGCACCGACATTTATGGTCTATGCGCTGAATGACAAACGCCATGGACACAACAGTGTGGTGTATGAAAAGGCGCTAAGAGCGGTGGGCGGAACCACGGAAATCATGGCCTCTGAAACGGGCGGTCACCCGTTGAAAGGTGTGAACTGGTTCACACCGTGCGAAGAATGGCTAAAGGCGCAGGGCATTAAGATTAGCCCTGTAAAATGA
- a CDS encoding DUF1592 domain-containing protein produces the protein MIFNHRYPSSISTGRPLEQFSALSAVPAFGVFMILRQPISKLLALCLVLAMPMSGMAVDHDTFFTDTLQPTFKESCTECHGRNGEVEGDVNLLNLKNVGDLTGDLELLENLVDVLGAEEMPPEDEPQLDAKHRQQLLAQLQKLLHEVVSKQKSAAQAPIRRMNRFQYSNAVRDLFDLKVAIFPLPERVVRDYGYFKPETGKMPDVIRAGNRPLGKSQMNEKRLADVLAFPQDLRAEHGFDNQGDHLSLSPLLMESFIELSRSVIDSPTFTDRTCGIWQQFFAPPAPSGDTRLAVQTRLESFLTRAFRRPPGTETLQRFTNHVMGLIAAGSSFTNSMKSAAAAAIASPRFLYLYDRASSADKAETVDDYELASRLSFFLWGSIPDQPLLDLAAAGKLKDPTVLAGQVDRMMTDRKLKRFCDSFPSQWLQMDRIISVKPDPKQHPDFYFSGGQYNASMHMMLEPLLVFETILIEDRSILELIDAPFSYRSEALVSWYADGKLNKARPAVNTYTRVAITDRRQGGVMTNAAVMTMTSGPKRTHPITRGAWLATVIFNDPPPPPPADVPPLPEDKKDTSHLTIRERLAAHRERADCAGCHEQIDPLGFALENYGPTGLWRTVYDNNREIDMSGKLFRQHKFASVVEFKDAILQNKNRFTRALVGHLLAFALAREIDATDAVALDRIVEQATVDDYRLKGLIKQVVLSESFQRKYNPPEDDR, from the coding sequence ATGATCTTTAACCACCGTTACCCGTCATCGATATCGACCGGACGTCCGCTTGAGCAGTTCTCTGCTCTCAGCGCCGTACCCGCCTTCGGAGTGTTCATGATCCTGCGCCAGCCAATATCCAAGTTACTCGCCTTATGCCTCGTGCTCGCAATGCCCATGAGCGGCATGGCTGTCGATCACGACACGTTCTTCACCGATACGTTGCAGCCAACCTTCAAGGAAAGCTGCACTGAGTGCCACGGTCGCAACGGCGAGGTAGAGGGCGACGTCAACCTGCTGAACCTGAAGAACGTCGGTGACCTGACAGGCGATCTGGAGCTTCTCGAAAACCTGGTTGACGTGCTTGGGGCCGAAGAGATGCCGCCGGAAGACGAACCGCAGCTGGACGCAAAGCACCGTCAGCAGTTGTTGGCACAGTTGCAGAAATTGCTTCACGAGGTCGTCAGCAAGCAGAAATCCGCCGCGCAGGCGCCCATCCGGCGAATGAACCGGTTTCAGTACAGCAACGCCGTCCGGGACTTGTTCGACCTGAAAGTAGCAATCTTCCCGCTGCCCGAGCGCGTCGTCCGGGATTACGGCTATTTCAAGCCGGAGACCGGCAAGATGCCGGACGTTATCAGAGCGGGCAACCGACCGCTCGGCAAATCGCAGATGAACGAGAAGCGGCTTGCCGACGTCCTGGCGTTCCCCCAGGACCTGCGAGCCGAACATGGGTTTGACAATCAAGGCGACCATTTGTCGCTTTCCCCGTTGTTGATGGAGTCGTTTATCGAGCTCAGCCGATCGGTCATCGACAGCCCGACGTTCACCGACAGGACCTGCGGAATCTGGCAGCAGTTTTTCGCTCCGCCGGCGCCCAGTGGAGACACACGCCTCGCCGTCCAGACGCGGCTTGAGTCGTTTCTGACTCGCGCCTTTCGACGCCCGCCCGGCACCGAGACCCTGCAACGCTTCACCAACCATGTCATGGGCTTGATTGCCGCCGGCAGTTCATTCACCAACAGCATGAAATCCGCGGCTGCCGCGGCTATCGCTTCACCGCGATTCCTCTATCTCTATGACCGCGCCAGCTCAGCTGACAAGGCTGAGACGGTTGACGACTACGAGCTCGCGTCGCGCCTGTCGTTCTTCCTTTGGGGAAGCATCCCGGACCAACCGCTTCTCGACCTGGCAGCTGCCGGCAAGCTGAAGGATCCAACCGTTCTGGCCGGCCAGGTTGACCGCATGATGACCGACAGAAAGCTCAAGCGATTCTGCGACAGCTTTCCATCACAATGGCTGCAGATGGACCGGATCATCTCGGTCAAACCCGACCCAAAGCAGCATCCCGATTTCTACTTCAGCGGCGGCCAGTACAACGCTTCCATGCATATGATGCTCGAGCCGCTGCTTGTATTCGAAACAATCTTGATTGAAGACCGATCGATCCTTGAACTGATCGACGCCCCTTTCAGCTATCGCAGCGAGGCGCTGGTATCATGGTACGCGGACGGCAAACTCAACAAAGCCAGGCCGGCGGTCAACACTTATACGCGCGTCGCCATCACTGACCGGCGCCAGGGTGGTGTCATGACCAATGCGGCCGTGATGACCATGACATCGGGCCCGAAGCGAACGCATCCGATCACCCGCGGCGCATGGCTGGCGACCGTTATCTTCAACGACCCGCCTCCTCCGCCACCCGCCGACGTGCCGCCGCTGCCGGAGGATAAGAAGGACACCTCACATCTCACCATCCGCGAACGTCTCGCGGCACACCGCGAACGTGCCGACTGCGCAGGTTGCCATGAACAGATCGACCCGCTCGGGTTTGCGCTCGAGAACTACGGTCCGACCGGACTGTGGCGGACGGTCTATGACAACAACCGCGAGATCGACATGAGCGGCAAGCTGTTTCGCCAACACAAATTCGCCAGCGTTGTCGAGTTCAAAGACGCCATTCTGCAGAACAAGAATCGCTTTACGCGGGCGCTGGTCGGGCATCTGCTAGCCTTCGCCCTGGCCCGCGAGATCGATGCCACCGACGCCGTGGCGCTGGACCGCATTGTCGAGCAGGCGACGGTCGACGACTACCGACTGAAAGGACTGATCAAGCAGGTCGTCCTCAGCGAGTCATTTCAACGCAAATACAATCCCCCGGAGGATGACCGATGA
- a CDS encoding DUF1552 domain-containing protein: MITRRSFLRGAGGAVLSLPWLESLAESPAAQAPHRFAVFYVPIGVVRRSFFPLETDNEVPVFRGADFKGVDGADIKPGLHPFPLTPTIKPLEGMREHVTLITGIDRTFQSGTDVHAQCGSCFLTSAAPYSIQHSAYPLDRTLDHVIADEIGGTTPFRTMEFSCNPHKDNKESIYFDNISWYATGQVAPSIRDPRKAYRRMFGTQEIERVRNISDLVLDEARSLSRELGYADREKFGEYLEAIRSIEVKTDRLEKMKGELDKVDLAEPSAAHLPRGEHIQLMADLMIVALQAGLTRVATFMIGPERWDTPYMFDGLFDEPMSHHKMSHNQRQYITHLEQVDHFHMQQFALVLEKMKAIKESNGSTLLDNTLITYGSGLGDGSTHQFHNLPIIVGGGAGFGIKGGRHIHCSDGTPLANLWLKQAQLMGLKGNRFADSTQAMHQLVG; encoded by the coding sequence ATGATCACGCGACGCTCCTTTTTACGCGGTGCTGGCGGCGCAGTCCTCTCCTTACCCTGGCTCGAGAGCCTGGCCGAATCACCCGCCGCGCAGGCACCTCACCGCTTTGCCGTATTCTATGTCCCGATCGGTGTCGTGCGCCGCTCATTCTTCCCCCTCGAAACCGACAACGAAGTCCCCGTTTTTCGCGGCGCTGACTTTAAGGGAGTGGATGGTGCTGACATCAAGCCCGGGCTGCATCCGTTTCCGCTGACGCCGACGATCAAGCCGCTGGAAGGCATGCGCGAACATGTGACGCTGATTACGGGAATCGATCGCACCTTTCAAAGCGGCACAGACGTCCATGCCCAATGCGGCAGCTGCTTCCTCACCAGCGCCGCCCCGTACAGCATCCAGCACTCCGCCTATCCGCTGGATCGAACGCTCGACCATGTCATTGCCGATGAAATTGGCGGCACGACTCCGTTCCGTACCATGGAATTCAGCTGCAACCCGCACAAGGACAACAAGGAGTCGATCTACTTCGACAACATTTCCTGGTACGCCACTGGCCAGGTCGCGCCGTCTATCCGCGATCCGCGCAAGGCCTATCGCCGAATGTTCGGCACGCAGGAGATCGAGCGCGTGCGCAACATCTCCGACCTGGTCCTGGACGAAGCCCGGTCACTGAGCCGGGAACTGGGCTACGCCGACCGCGAGAAGTTCGGCGAGTACCTGGAGGCGATTCGCAGTATCGAGGTCAAGACAGATCGTCTGGAGAAGATGAAGGGTGAACTGGACAAGGTGGACTTGGCAGAGCCCAGCGCGGCACATCTGCCGCGCGGCGAGCACATCCAGCTAATGGCCGACCTTATGATCGTCGCGCTCCAGGCAGGTTTGACGCGTGTCGCGACCTTCATGATCGGCCCGGAACGCTGGGATACCCCGTACATGTTCGACGGCCTGTTCGATGAGCCGATGAGTCATCACAAAATGTCGCATAACCAGCGGCAGTACATCACGCACCTGGAGCAGGTAGATCATTTCCACATGCAGCAGTTTGCCCTGGTGCTTGAGAAGATGAAGGCGATCAAGGAATCGAACGGCTCGACGCTGTTGGATAATACGCTCATCACCTATGGCTCCGGGCTTGGCGACGGCTCAACGCATCAGTTCCACAACCTCCCCATCATCGTCGGCGGCGGCGCCGGCTTCGGCATCAAGGGCGGCCGCCATATTCACTGCTCCGACGGCACGCCGCTGGCCAACCTATGGCTGAAGCAGGCGCAGCTGATGGGCCTCAAAGGCAATCGCTTCGCAGACAGTACCCAGGCAATGCACCAGCTGGTTGGATGA
- a CDS encoding sulfatase family protein: protein MKYYMLILSTLVLFAGNAFAAEKPNVVLIFADDLGYGDVGCYGATKVKTPGIDKLAVEGRRFTDAHSASAVCTPSRYALLTGEYPHRRNLSKPVFLKTGLVIDTKQQTAASVMKDAGYDTACIGKWHLGFGDRAPDWNGELKPGPLECGFDYYYGVPVVNSHPPFVYVENHKVVGLVPDDPFVFGKKAKTREFFEKMGVNQIGGADAAHALYDDEAVGTTLTEKAVDWIKNRGKNPFFLYLATTNIHHPFTPAPRFKGTSKCGPYGDFIHELDWIVAEVMKTLEAQGVADNTLVIFTSDNGGMFNVGGQNAWDAGHRLNGELLGFKFGAWEGGHRVPFIARWPEKIEAGSVSDELISNIDMIATFAALTGMQLKNGHGRDSVNVLSALTGNPSKPLRDHIVLAPSRQSHLAVRKGKWMYIGAQGSGGFTAAKRGAHAFGGPAAITYAGYQNNDIENGKIKKDAPPAQLYDLVADVSQTTNLYNEYPEVVKEMQALLETYKPVRTATPKLAPRPAAKTGPKNVEIPVGNAFPGEKTDFKGFDLYKVKTAKGYLSVVCPKEAAPGKPWMWRSGMFWKAIPKFHDADLKLVEQGYHVVLSAGHVYGHPKGNAGIDAAYDLLTTEYGFSKRCSMASMSRETNALFRWAATHPERVESIYVDNGVLNLRSWPGGAQVPGSSSKFKGHLPSWEGLKKAYGFTSDEEALAAKISPIDLLEPLAKAGVPILTVCGSKDDCCIYEEQDAILEQRYKALGGDITVIIENKGHSHGMNDPTPVIEFIRKNKNRTDKNQ, encoded by the coding sequence ATGAAATACTACATGCTTATTTTATCGACCTTGGTTCTGTTCGCGGGAAATGCGTTTGCGGCAGAGAAACCGAACGTCGTTTTGATCTTTGCCGATGATCTAGGCTATGGCGATGTGGGATGCTACGGCGCAACCAAAGTAAAGACGCCTGGCATTGACAAGCTTGCCGTGGAAGGGCGTCGCTTTACGGATGCCCATTCGGCGTCTGCTGTTTGCACGCCATCGCGCTACGCGCTGCTGACCGGCGAGTACCCTCACCGCAGGAATCTCAGCAAACCGGTTTTTCTGAAAACTGGTCTGGTGATTGATACGAAACAGCAGACCGCGGCCAGCGTGATGAAAGACGCCGGATACGATACTGCCTGTATTGGTAAATGGCATCTTGGATTCGGAGATCGTGCTCCCGACTGGAACGGCGAGCTGAAGCCTGGACCGCTGGAGTGCGGATTTGATTACTACTACGGCGTTCCGGTCGTCAATAGCCACCCGCCGTTCGTCTATGTTGAGAATCACAAAGTCGTTGGGCTCGTTCCTGATGATCCTTTCGTCTTCGGCAAGAAAGCGAAGACCCGAGAGTTCTTCGAGAAGATGGGAGTGAACCAGATTGGTGGCGCTGACGCGGCTCATGCGTTGTACGACGACGAAGCAGTCGGAACGACACTGACAGAAAAAGCGGTCGACTGGATTAAGAATCGCGGGAAGAATCCATTCTTTCTCTATCTGGCTACGACCAATATCCATCATCCATTCACACCAGCACCACGGTTCAAGGGAACGAGTAAGTGCGGCCCCTACGGCGACTTCATACACGAACTCGATTGGATCGTGGCCGAAGTGATGAAAACGTTAGAAGCACAAGGCGTCGCGGACAATACGCTTGTCATTTTCACCAGCGACAACGGTGGCATGTTCAACGTCGGTGGGCAAAATGCCTGGGACGCTGGGCATCGTCTCAATGGTGAACTGCTCGGCTTCAAGTTCGGAGCCTGGGAAGGCGGACATCGTGTGCCCTTTATTGCGCGATGGCCTGAAAAGATTGAAGCTGGGTCCGTATCGGACGAGTTGATCTCCAACATCGACATGATCGCAACGTTCGCAGCTTTAACGGGCATGCAATTGAAAAATGGGCACGGACGCGACAGCGTTAATGTACTTTCCGCATTGACGGGCAATCCATCGAAGCCGCTGCGAGATCACATCGTGCTCGCTCCCAGCAGGCAAAGTCATCTGGCCGTTCGCAAAGGCAAGTGGATGTACATTGGAGCGCAGGGAAGTGGCGGATTCACGGCCGCAAAACGAGGCGCACATGCCTTCGGCGGTCCGGCAGCGATCACGTACGCGGGTTATCAGAACAACGACATTGAGAACGGTAAGATCAAGAAGGACGCTCCACCCGCTCAGCTTTACGATCTTGTTGCAGATGTGAGCCAAACCACAAATCTCTACAACGAGTACCCTGAAGTGGTGAAGGAGATGCAGGCCTTGCTGGAAACCTATAAGCCAGTAAGAACGGCAACCCCAAAACTCGCGCCCAGACCTGCCGCGAAAACCGGACCGAAGAATGTTGAGATTCCTGTAGGGAATGCATTCCCCGGCGAGAAGACCGATTTCAAAGGGTTTGATCTCTACAAAGTGAAGACGGCAAAGGGCTATCTGTCTGTCGTGTGCCCTAAGGAAGCTGCACCCGGAAAGCCCTGGATGTGGAGGAGTGGCATGTTCTGGAAGGCAATTCCAAAGTTTCACGATGCTGACCTGAAACTGGTTGAGCAGGGGTATCATGTTGTGCTTTCTGCGGGGCATGTATATGGACATCCCAAAGGGAATGCTGGGATTGACGCCGCGTATGACCTGCTGACAACGGAGTATGGGTTTTCCAAAAGGTGCTCCATGGCATCCATGAGCCGTGAGACGAATGCACTGTTTCGCTGGGCCGCCACCCATCCTGAAAGGGTGGAAAGTATCTACGTCGACAACGGCGTCCTTAATTTGAGGAGCTGGCCCGGAGGTGCCCAGGTGCCCGGCAGTTCATCCAAGTTCAAGGGTCACCTACCGTCCTGGGAAGGACTGAAGAAAGCATACGGGTTCACCTCTGATGAAGAAGCGCTCGCCGCCAAAATCAGCCCGATCGACCTGCTGGAACCATTGGCCAAAGCCGGTGTTCCCATTTTGACGGTATGCGGTTCTAAGGATGACTGTTGTATCTATGAAGAGCAGGACGCCATCCTTGAGCAGCGTTACAAAGCGCTCGGTGGAGACATCACTGTGATCATCGAGAACAAGGGGCACTCGCACGGCATGAATGACCCGACGCCGGTCATCGAGTTTATACGGAAGAACAAAAACAGGACGGACAAGAATCAATAG